The nucleotide sequence CTTCATATATTGCAATCGTTTATATGCCTGCAAAAAGTTTTCGGATGATAGCAAAAACATAATGCGACTTTGATCAGATTTACTTTTATACGACTTATTGATCATTGCTGCGTAATCTTCCTTCAATTCCTTTAATTCGTTACGCAATTGTTCCATTTTGTTGAGATTTTCGTTGATCTCACGAGTAAGCAAATTCGCTTGTTGATTGGTAACCCTTATTAAATTCTCCCTTGCTGAAATGCGCTGATTTAAGTCTTCCACCTCTGTTAGAACAGATTTTTTTTCACCGCGGGTTTTAAATAATAAGGAATTGATCTGCTTGATCTCCTGGAGTATGGCCTGACGTTTCTCTTCAAGCTCCTTTTGTTTTTCCGATTGAGCCAAGGCCCCGGTCGTGCTAAGGAGTAAGCAACCAATAAAAAGAATTAAACTCTTTCTGAATTTCATAGGCTATAACTGAATTTCTTCATATCCATTTGGTATCGTAAACGGAAAACTTATAGAAACATTGAGATCGATCTTCTTATAATTTACTTCAATCTTAGTTTTACTGTCATTTTCTGAAGCGTCAATCTGTATTTCTGAAGGATAATACCCCCCGTCGATATTCTGATATTCTCCATATCGTACCGAAAGAATTCTGCCGTCTGAAGGCTGAGAAAGGGTTTCAGAAGCAACTTTAAAATTACTTGGTAGTAATAGAAGGGAATGTATAAAGTTTTGGGGTTGGGTTTTCGGTTGAAGCTTGTACCTGTTCTGTTCTACACTACTTTTATAAACAACAGGACTGAGCTCGAAAATTGACTGCCCTAACAAGATGGCCTGCGCTTTATGGAAATCAATTTCAGTACCTAACCACGCACTTAAGAGCGCAAAATCGCCATCGAAATAAGTGTTTGAGATCGTTTCATAGTAACTCACTTTGGTAGGTGTAATAAGGACTTTAGCCAAAGTAATTCCCAGTAGTGATGCCTTCACCCAAATGGTCTTATCCTTTTCCATACGAAGGCTCACCGTTATACTCTGAAGCTTTTCCTCATCCTCGTAAACCACCTGAACACGCGCTGCCATGGTATTGAAATCGGGTTCCGCATTTTCGTGAGAAGCAATAATAGTTTTAACCGCTAATTCGCTCTTTGCTGAAGAAGACCCGTTAATTCCTTTACCACCTCCACAAGCAGATAGCATTGCCACTGCAACCAAGACAAACAATCTCTTTAATTTCATAAAATCAATTTGTGAGTTTTATATCCGATGCCCTTTTTGCAAATGCATCGGCCTTTTTTGAGTCGCCTTTCATCGTATATGCAATAGACAGTTGTTCGTAGAAATCCTTTTCCATTTTCGGGTCATCCAGTAAATAATCTACTCCGGATTCCAGACTTTCTATCGCTGTATCCGTATTTTTAAGGTTGACATTCGCCACCCCATTAATAAGATACAACAAAGCCTGAGCCGGAAAAATCTCGAGCCCGGACTCACTAAGTTTGGCGGCTTCCATAAATTTTCCCGCTTCAATTTGAAGTAACAACGTACTCTTAAGCAAATTGAAATTATCCAAATCCTTTGCAACGCCTTGTTCAAAAAAGCTAAGTGCGTTGCCTTTATCTCCCTTTTGAAGGTAATAGGTTCCCAGTTGCTCGTAAACCTTTCCTCCTCGCTTTTCTGAAAATGATGCCACCACACCTTCCAACTCACTCTCATATGTCGGATTTGCATTCACAAACTGAATAAAATCTGCAAGAACTTTATATTTATTCTCTTCTTCTACTGCCGAAGAGGAAAAAACGATCTTCATAGACTTTAGTGCCTCGTCTGTATTTCCATCTTCAAGGTAAAATTTATACAAAGCGAGGTGAACCAATGTAGAAGTAGGCTGATTTTTAAGAAGTTCTTTGGCAGCAGTAAAGGCTCTTTCCTGATCTCCCTGCTCACTGTATAAAAAGATTAACTTGAGCTGGTCCTTTTCATTTTTTGGGTTAAGGTCAATTTTATCCTGAAGGTTTTCAATAGCTCCTTCTGTATTTCCTGTTTTACGGTAGATCTGAGACCTCAATGCATCCCGGTAATCACTTTCACCCCAAAGCTCGTCGAGTTCATCAAGAACTGCCAGCGCCTTATCATATTGTTTTGTTCGGGAATATAGATTGGCGAGATCTTCTTTATAATCGGGATCATATTCTATTAAGGTTTGCACCAAAGGTATTGCACTCTCGTAATCATGCTCTACGTAATAAAGATCATAAAGCGCTTCCAGTACATCGATTCTGTTGCCTTGAGAAGCGATCACCTTCTTAAAATTCGATTCTGCTTCATCGTAGCGTTTTAATTGGGTAAGATTTTTTCCCATTTCGAAGTATACAACAGCTTCATTTTCTAGATTTTTATCTGCCGCACGTTCTGCTCTGCCAAGTGCCTCCAAAGCGAGTTCATAATTTTCAATGCCTTTTTGCTTTAAGGCTTCAAAAAAATTCTCCTGAAAAGCATCAGACACATTCCCGAGATCATCCATAGGTTCCTCTCCTTCCTGAGCCCAAACCGGATGGGTCAGAAAAAAAATTCCGAAGAATAAAAGCAGGTATATTTGTTTCTTTTTCACGTGAAAATAGGGTAGGACGCGGTCGACCCCGATTTTATAAAGTTTTCCGGTTCAGTTCCCCCGGCCGCGCTTGGAGAACGAATGGCTTATTTCAATTCGCAATAATCCCCAATACTTACATTTGTAAAATTACCGTCAAATGTTGCGTAGTTGCCTATCATTGCATTGTCTAAAGTAGCATTTTTAACTACTGAGTGTGACTGTATTATACTATTTTTAACGCTGCTATCCTCAATTATTGTGCCCGATCCAATGGATGCATAGGGTCCAACGGTGGCATTTACAAGTTTTACCCCGGCTGCTATAAAGGATGGGGCTATAACAGTTGAGTGTTCTTTGGTAATATCTTCAGAAACCAACTGTTCGCCGCTGTCGGCCAAAAATCCCAACATTCGCCTATTAGTTTCCACCGTAACTTCCTTATTCCCACAATCCATCCACTCATCAACCGTACCGGTTTTAAAAACCCTTCCCGATGCCATCATACGTTTTATTCCGTCATTGATCTGGTATTCCCCACCATTTATAATGTTGTGGTCTAGAACATACTGAAGTTCCCTTTTCAGTACTTCAACCTGCTTAAAATAATAAATTCCAATTACCGCCTGATCACTAACAAAGGTTTCAGGCTTTTCGACTAATTCAACGATCTCATTTCGTTCGTTTAGTTTTACCACCCCATAGGCTTGTGGATTCTCCACCTTTTTAGTCCAGATCACACTGTCGGCTTCCTTATCAAGATTGAAATCGGCTCTAATTAAAGTATCGGCATAGGCGATCACCGCCGGTCCTGACAGGCTGTCTTCGGCACACATAATGGCGTGACCGGTACCTTTAGGGTCTAATTGACGATAGATACTTGGCGTGGCCCCCAGATTGGTTGCAAGTTCTTTTAAACTCGCCACCACATCGTCTCCAAAAAAAGCAGGGTCACCTAGAATAAATGCGATCTCTTCGATATCCTCTTCTAGAATTCCGGCGATATCTTCCACCAATCTGTGAACAATTGGTTTACCGGCAACCGGAATTAACGGCTTGGGGATCGTTAACGTGTGTGGGCGTAATCGTGAACCACGACCGGCCATTGGGACAATTATTTTCATTTACTCTCCTATTTTTATATCGTATTTTTCGGCTATTCGTTTAAAATCATCAAGCTTTCCAGTTTTTTCAAAATCCACATAATACAATCGGATGTTTGTTTCTGCATCTCTTGCGTATGGTGAGTTTTCCTTGTTGTACAAC is from Constantimarinum furrinae and encodes:
- a CDS encoding DUF4292 domain-containing protein, with protein sequence MKLKRLFVLVAVAMLSACGGGKGINGSSSAKSELAVKTIIASHENAEPDFNTMAARVQVVYEDEEKLQSITVSLRMEKDKTIWVKASLLGITLAKVLITPTKVSYYETISNTYFDGDFALLSAWLGTEIDFHKAQAILLGQSIFELSPVVYKSSVEQNRYKLQPKTQPQNFIHSLLLLPSNFKVASETLSQPSDGRILSVRYGEYQNIDGGYYPSEIQIDASENDSKTKIEVNYKKIDLNVSISFPFTIPNGYEEIQL
- a CDS encoding tetratricopeptide repeat protein — encoded protein: MKKKQIYLLLFFGIFFLTHPVWAQEGEEPMDDLGNVSDAFQENFFEALKQKGIENYELALEALGRAERAADKNLENEAVVYFEMGKNLTQLKRYDEAESNFKKVIASQGNRIDVLEALYDLYYVEHDYESAIPLVQTLIEYDPDYKEDLANLYSRTKQYDKALAVLDELDELWGESDYRDALRSQIYRKTGNTEGAIENLQDKIDLNPKNEKDQLKLIFLYSEQGDQERAFTAAKELLKNQPTSTLVHLALYKFYLEDGNTDEALKSMKIVFSSSAVEEENKYKVLADFIQFVNANPTYESELEGVVASFSEKRGGKVYEQLGTYYLQKGDKGNALSFFEQGVAKDLDNFNLLKSTLLLQIEAGKFMEAAKLSESGLEIFPAQALLYLINGVANVNLKNTDTAIESLESGVDYLLDDPKMEKDFYEQLSIAYTMKGDSKKADAFAKRASDIKLTN
- a CDS encoding nucleotidyltransferase family protein, whose protein sequence is MKIIVPMAGRGSRLRPHTLTIPKPLIPVAGKPIVHRLVEDIAGILEEDIEEIAFILGDPAFFGDDVVASLKELATNLGATPSIYRQLDPKGTGHAIMCAEDSLSGPAVIAYADTLIRADFNLDKEADSVIWTKKVENPQAYGVVKLNERNEIVELVEKPETFVSDQAVIGIYYFKQVEVLKRELQYVLDHNIINGGEYQINDGIKRMMASGRVFKTGTVDEWMDCGNKEVTVETNRRMLGFLADSGEQLVSEDITKEHSTVIAPSFIAAGVKLVNATVGPYASIGSGTIIEDSSVKNSIIQSHSVVKNATLDNAMIGNYATFDGNFTNVSIGDYCELK